The proteins below come from a single Miscanthus floridulus cultivar M001 chromosome 1, ASM1932011v1, whole genome shotgun sequence genomic window:
- the LOC136489328 gene encoding uncharacterized oxidoreductase At4g09670-like translates to MWSAAAPDQPPRPVRFGILGCADIARKLSRAMRLAPGAADAAVGSRSEEKARLFAADNGLDVAATLLHGSYEALLDDPDVDAFYLPLPTGLHVRWATAAAARGKHVLLEKPTALCAADLDAILAACHAAGVQFMDCTMWMHHPRTAKMRETVDDKDAIGDIRTINSVFSFRANEDFLKNDIRVKPDLDALGALGDVGWYCIRAILWAVDYELPKTVIALRDPVKNRAGVLLARGATLYWADGKTATFSCSFLTNVTMDITLVGTNGTIHVTDFVIPHEEKSAEFHVASKSSFAELDIGWDLPSKHVVATDLPQEALMVQEFARLLQGIRDAGGKPEGKWPAVTRKTQLVLDAVKASIDKGSEPVEVAS, encoded by the exons ATGTGGTCCGCCGCGGCACCAGACCAGCCGCCGCGCCCCGTGCGCTTCGGCATCCTGGGCTGCGCTGACATCGCGCGCAAGCTGTCGCGCGCCATGCGGCTCGCGCCCGGCGCAGCCGACGCCGCCGTCGGGAGCCGCTCCGAGGAGAAGGCCCGCCTCTTCGCCGCCGACAACGGCCTCGACGTCGCCGCCACCCTCCTCCACGGCTCCTACGAGGCGCTCCTTGACGACCCGGACGTGGACGCCTTCTACCTCCCGCTCCCCACTGGCCTCCACGTGCGctgggccaccgccgccgccgcgaggggCAAGCACGTGCTCCTAGAGAAGCCCACCGCGCTGTGCGCCGCCGACCTCGACGCCATCCTTGCCGCCTGCCACGCTGCGGGGGTCCAGTTCATGGACTGCACCATGTGGATGCACCACCCGCGCACCGCCAAGATGCGGGAGACCGTCGACGACAAGGACGCCATTGGGGACATCAGAACG ATTAACAGTGTGTTTAGCTTTCGAGCAAATGAAGATTTCCTCAAGAATGACATCAGAGTAAAGCCAGATCTCGATGCCCTGGGTGCACTTGGTGATGTTGGGTGGTACTGCATCCGTGCGATCCTGTGGGCTGTTGACTATGAGTTGCCCAAGACTGTGATCGCACTGCGTGACCCTGTAAAGAACCGAGCTGGCGTGCTTCTTGCGCGCGGCGCGACATTGTACTGGGCAGATGGCAAGACTGCCACCTTCAGCTGCTCTTTCCTCACCAATGTCACCATGGACATCACCTTAGTTGGCACGAATGGAACTATCCATGTCACTGACTTTGTCATCCCACACGAAGAAAAGTCGGCGGAGTTCCACGTGGCTTCGAAGTCAAGCTTTGCTGAGCTCGACATCGGGTGGGATCTGCCAAGCAAGCATGTCGTGGCGACGGACCTGCCACAGGAAGCCCTTATGGTCCAGGAATTCGCGAGGCTTCTGCAGGGCATCCGGGATGCTGGGGGCAAGCCTGAGGGAAAGTGGCCGGCTGTCACCCGGAAGACGCAGCTGGTTTTGGATGCTGTGAAAGCCTCGATTGACAAAGGGTCTGAGCCAGTTGAGGTGGCTAGCTAA
- the LOC136460157 gene encoding U-box domain-containing protein 41-like: MALYHVSLSGMNRSKIALARGAVRTLLAVMEARDRANEGDAVAFRRLAVMVLANLAGCLDGRAALMNSGTMAAVVRLIRNGSAAPGSAEQEYCISMLYGMSRGSMRFRGLTRATGVEAALQLVAEGDGSVGRDLARRTLWAMHGEDDQAPVTVIGLLEWQWDDGQRRVGGACLHPRCVVMAGG, encoded by the coding sequence ATGGCGTTGTACCACGTTTCCCTCTCCGGAATGAACCGGTCCAAGATCGCGCTCGCGCGGGGCGCAGTGCGGACGCTGCTGGCCGTCATGGAGGCACGAGACCGCGCGAATGAGGGCGATGCCGTCGCGTTCCGGAGGCTCGCCGTCATGGTCCTGGCCAACCTCGCGGGCTGCCTCGACGGGCGTGCCGCGCTGATGAACAGTGGCACCATGGCCGCGGTCGTTAGGCTGATACGCAACGGCTCCGCGGCTCCCGGGAGCGCGGAGCAGGAGTACTGCATATCCATGTTGTACGGGATGAGCCGTGGCAGCATGAGGTTCCGCGGGCTCACGCGCGCCACGGGGGTTGAGGCCGCGCTGCAGCTGGTGGCCGAGGGCGACGGCAGCGTGGGGCGAGACCTAGCGCGGCGCACGCTATGGGCTATGCACGGCGAGGACGACCAGGCACCTGTCACGGTGATCGGACTACTCGAATGGCAGTGGGATGACGGGCAGCGTCGTGTCGGAGGGGCTTGTCTCCATCCTCGCTGTGTGGTGATGGCCGGAGGTTGA